A genomic window from Flavobacterium sp. I3-2 includes:
- a CDS encoding DJ-1/PfpI family protein: protein MKFIKFSLLTLPLLVCSLNSNAQESAKSTFNFPTDRKINIGVLVYDGVEIVDTGGPIDVFVKANNWNGNYNIYTVSATANKNIIMDGGTVNLVSKYSIYDAPQSDILVIPGTSPEIVKTISADKKMMNWIVSQNEKTQMTMSVCTGGLILANTGLLDGRSATTHHWSIDELRSHPKIKVQEKTRFVVDGKFLTGAGVTSGMDVALQAIELINGKEIADDIALGMVYDRYNTMEFLPKK, encoded by the coding sequence ATGAAATTCATAAAATTTTCTTTACTGACTCTTCCTCTTTTAGTTTGCTCTTTAAATAGTAATGCACAGGAAAGCGCAAAAAGCACGTTCAATTTCCCTACTGATCGCAAGATCAATATCGGAGTTTTAGTTTATGATGGCGTAGAGATTGTCGATACGGGTGGTCCTATTGATGTTTTTGTAAAGGCAAATAACTGGAATGGCAACTATAATATTTACACCGTATCGGCAACAGCCAATAAAAATATAATCATGGACGGTGGAACGGTAAATCTAGTTTCTAAATACAGCATATACGATGCGCCACAATCAGATATATTGGTCATCCCCGGAACATCTCCTGAAATTGTCAAAACGATTTCCGCAGATAAAAAAATGATGAATTGGATTGTCTCACAGAATGAAAAAACTCAAATGACAATGTCTGTCTGTACTGGTGGGCTTATATTGGCAAATACGGGTCTGCTTGATGGGCGCTCTGCAACTACGCATCACTGGTCAATTGATGAGCTGAGATCGCATCCTAAAATAAAAGTCCAGGAAAAAACTCGATTTGTAGTGGATGGCAAGTTTTTAACTGGCGCAGGTGTCACTTCTGGTATGGATGTAGCACTTCAAGCTATTGAATTGATAAACGGTAAAGAAATTGCTGACGATATCGCACTCGGAATGGTTTATGATCGTTATAATACTATGGAGTTTTTACCTAAAAAATAA
- a CDS encoding nuclear transport factor 2 family protein, which yields MKAKEVVASYFEALGKGELEKALSSFTPDTKWCQPGDNQFAGLKNNLNEIIEMFQGIMRHTSGNMQVRPNGAMLESGNLIAVPVWFTAKTETKIMDLGGLDLFEVKDGKIIHVWTFSDDQSVDDEFFGK from the coding sequence ATGAAAGCGAAAGAAGTTGTTGCCTCATACTTTGAGGCATTAGGCAAAGGTGAATTAGAAAAAGCACTTTCATCATTTACTCCAGACACCAAGTGGTGTCAGCCGGGAGACAATCAGTTTGCAGGATTGAAGAATAATCTCAATGAAATTATCGAAATGTTTCAAGGTATAATGAGACATACATCTGGAAATATGCAGGTTAGACCAAATGGAGCAATGTTGGAAAGTGGAAATCTGATAGCAGTTCCCGTTTGGTTTACCGCTAAAACAGAAACTAAAATTATGGATCTGGGCGGTCTTGATCTTTTCGAAGTAAAAGATGGGAAAATCATTCACGTTTGGACATTCTCAGATGACCAGTCAGTAGATGATGAATTTTTCGGAAAATAA
- the istA gene encoding IS21 family transposase, which produces MANKITDMSKIRKAIKFHLSGKSKLFISNYLSLSRNTVKKYISLFDSLAMNAEDIERKTDSELEILFSQNILITPNPRLEKLYSYFPKMERDLKKVGVTVQHLWENYYSENPDGLKSSQFRHHFNKWSNRVNPVMHMNHKSGDKMYVDYAGKTLSIIDKDTGELKEIQFFVAILGASQYTYAEATFSQQKEDFVTSLENAIHFFGGTPAAIVPDNLKAAVIKSNRFEPTINETLVDFAEHYQTTVLPARAYKPKDKSLVEGAVKILYQRIYVHLKNQDFFSLEELNDEIWRLLDIHNKKKLTSRPYSRLELFIEDEQKELAPLPQNRFEIKHQSFATVMQNGHVLLSADKNYYSVPYQYLRKKVKLLYSKTTVEIYYKYNRIATHPRHYKPYVYTTHAEHMASSHQFVADWSASKFIDWASSIDSIIAELIIKIIDSKNHPEQAYKSCMGILSFEKKVGKYRLINACKRALDYKIYNYKAIHNILENNLDSIDSESEFDLELPKHNNIRGKNYYK; this is translated from the coding sequence ATGGCAAACAAAATAACAGACATGAGTAAAATTAGAAAAGCAATTAAATTCCATTTAAGTGGTAAGAGCAAGCTCTTTATAAGCAATTATCTGTCGCTTTCCAGAAATACGGTAAAAAAATATATTAGTTTGTTCGATAGTTTAGCAATGAATGCAGAAGACATTGAACGCAAAACAGATTCAGAATTAGAAATCCTATTTTCTCAAAATATACTAATTACACCCAATCCTAGGTTAGAAAAACTGTATAGTTATTTTCCAAAAATGGAACGAGATCTTAAAAAGGTTGGCGTAACTGTTCAGCATTTATGGGAGAATTATTATTCAGAAAATCCTGATGGATTAAAAAGTTCTCAATTTAGACATCATTTTAATAAATGGAGTAATCGGGTGAACCCTGTTATGCATATGAATCACAAATCAGGTGATAAAATGTATGTTGATTATGCAGGAAAAACACTTTCAATCATTGATAAAGATACTGGTGAGCTAAAAGAAATCCAATTTTTTGTAGCGATATTAGGCGCTAGTCAATATACCTATGCTGAAGCCACTTTTAGCCAACAAAAAGAAGATTTTGTAACTTCTTTAGAAAATGCTATTCATTTTTTTGGTGGCACACCCGCAGCAATTGTTCCCGATAACTTAAAGGCAGCTGTTATAAAAAGTAATCGTTTTGAGCCTACAATAAATGAAACGTTGGTTGATTTTGCTGAGCATTATCAAACTACTGTTTTGCCAGCTAGAGCATATAAACCAAAGGATAAATCATTAGTTGAGGGAGCCGTAAAAATACTTTATCAAAGAATTTATGTACACTTAAAGAATCAAGATTTCTTTAGTTTAGAAGAGCTTAATGATGAAATTTGGAGATTACTCGATATTCATAACAAAAAGAAGCTTACCTCACGTCCTTACTCTAGATTAGAGTTGTTTATCGAAGATGAACAAAAAGAATTAGCTCCTTTGCCACAAAATCGTTTTGAAATTAAACATCAGTCTTTTGCTACAGTGATGCAAAACGGACATGTACTTTTAAGTGCAGATAAAAACTATTACAGTGTTCCTTATCAATATTTACGAAAAAAAGTCAAATTACTTTATAGCAAAACAACCGTTGAAATTTATTATAAATATAATCGTATTGCAACGCACCCAAGACATTACAAACCTTATGTTTATACAACTCATGCAGAACATATGGCTAGTTCTCATCAATTTGTGGCAGATTGGAGTGCTTCCAAATTTATAGATTGGGCAAGCAGTATAGATTCTATTATTGCTGAATTGATTATTAAGATTATTGACAGTAAAAATCATCCCGAACAAGCTTATAAATCGTGTATGGGCATTTTATCTTTCGAAAAAAAGGTAGGTAAATACAGATTAATTAATGCTTGTAAACGTGCTTTAGACTATAAAATTTACAATTATAAAGCCATACATAACATTTTAGAAAATAATTTAGACAGCATTGACTCTGAATCAGAATTTGATCTAGAACTACCCAAACACAATAATATCCGAGGGAAAAACTATTATAAATAA
- a CDS encoding YceI family protein, which translates to MKKVSILAFAVGALLVSCQKSAGDKTTTTSEQEVAVQTGATYTVEKASSTLTWKGYHKGGFDPRFGTLQTEGTLSVANDEITGGSFVIDINSLATDEKSVDPAKSGGKTAADLDGHLKNADFFESEKYPTAKFEITAVSAFDSTKDKSVIEGATNIVSGNLTIKDKTVNVTFPAKVTIAGETVNLQSQFTINRQDWGLTYGTEGDPKDWMISQEVDITLDINAKK; encoded by the coding sequence ATGAAAAAAGTTTCAATTCTAGCATTTGCAGTAGGTGCATTATTGGTTTCTTGCCAAAAATCAGCAGGTGATAAAACAACAACAACTTCAGAACAAGAAGTTGCAGTACAAACAGGAGCAACATATACAGTTGAAAAAGCATCAAGTACTTTAACTTGGAAAGGTTATCACAAAGGTGGATTTGACCCAAGATTTGGTACTTTACAAACAGAAGGAACATTATCTGTAGCTAACGACGAAATCACTGGAGGTTCTTTTGTTATTGATATTAATTCATTAGCAACAGATGAAAAATCTGTAGATCCAGCAAAATCAGGTGGAAAAACTGCGGCTGATTTAGATGGGCATTTGAAAAATGCTGATTTCTTTGAATCAGAAAAATATCCAACAGCTAAATTCGAAATCACTGCTGTTTCAGCTTTTGATTCAACAAAAGACAAAAGTGTTATTGAAGGAGCAACTAATATTGTTAGTGGTAACTTGACAATCAAAGATAAAACGGTTAATGTTACATTTCCAGCAAAAGTTACAATTGCAGGCGAAACCGTTAATTTACAATCGCAGTTTACTATCAACAGACAAGATTGGGGATTAACTTATGGAACTGAAGGTGACCCTAAAGATTGGATGATTTCACAAGAAGTTGATATCACTCTTGATATCAATGCTAAAAAATAA
- the istB gene encoding IS21-like element helper ATPase IstB translates to MNEATVIKLNQMNLKGMCNAFKSTIENGNVDRYTIDQMVSILVDAEWDDRHNRRIERSIKNAKFHYKANIESLNFDSSRSLDRTQILRLADCEFVNKNQNVLITGSTGVGKSYLGTALGYQACIEGYKVSYFNTSKLFAKLKMAKADGSYLKELAKLERQDVIILDDFGLQALDSQNRITLLEIIEDRHNNGSIIVTSQIPVQGWYDIIGEKTIADAILDRLIHNAHRIELQGESMRKKRSKNNE, encoded by the coding sequence ATGAATGAAGCAACAGTTATCAAACTGAACCAAATGAATTTAAAAGGTATGTGTAATGCCTTTAAATCAACTATTGAAAACGGTAATGTAGATCGTTATACTATTGATCAGATGGTATCCATACTTGTTGATGCCGAATGGGATGACCGCCACAATAGACGTATCGAAAGAAGTATTAAAAACGCAAAATTTCATTACAAAGCTAATATTGAAAGTTTAAATTTTGATTCTTCTAGAAGTCTTGACAGAACTCAAATTTTACGTTTAGCTGATTGTGAATTTGTAAACAAAAATCAAAATGTATTAATAACAGGAAGTACAGGTGTGGGTAAAAGTTATTTAGGAACAGCCTTAGGTTATCAAGCTTGTATTGAAGGCTATAAAGTAAGTTACTTTAATACTTCAAAGTTATTTGCTAAACTAAAAATGGCAAAAGCAGATGGATCTTATTTAAAAGAATTAGCTAAATTAGAACGACAAGATGTAATTATATTAGATGATTTTGGACTTCAAGCATTAGATAGTCAAAACAGAATTACGCTATTAGAAATAATCGAAGACAGACATAATAACGGTTCTATAATCGTTACATCACAAATCCCTGTGCAAGGATGGTACGATATCATTGGTGAAAAAACAATAGCAGATGCCATTTTAGATCGACTTATTCATAACGCACATAGAATTGAATTACAAGGTGAATCAATGCGTAAAAAAAGAAGCAAAAACAACGAATAA
- a CDS encoding SDR family oxidoreductase, which produces MRILVFGATGSQQFNVIGEAKKKGAEVIAATSSENSFEKLTQAGATPVLANLADADKINEITKGVDAIAFMIPVSLPNPSDGFQYSKNVIDAAKANGVKKIVWNTSGWLETQKIGSPVDDVKLDVLDYLKNSGVDYVIIEPTIYMENMMGPFCAPFITNEKKLAYPTPEAMPIGWIASRDVSAFVVEAIYNENLKADSFKISGLENLKGNDLATAFSKGTGEEIVYYPQKPKEFGDILKPMVGEAGANSVAAYYEMLQNASEYPSKFNPQMNEILETLPVKMTSLAEWAKENKNYFIK; this is translated from the coding sequence ATGAGAATATTAGTATTTGGAGCTACGGGCTCGCAACAATTCAACGTGATAGGCGAAGCAAAGAAAAAGGGTGCAGAAGTAATTGCTGCGACAAGCTCAGAAAATAGTTTTGAAAAGTTGACTCAGGCAGGAGCAACGCCGGTTTTGGCAAATTTAGCTGATGCCGATAAAATTAATGAAATCACTAAAGGTGTTGATGCTATAGCGTTTATGATACCTGTATCGCTTCCCAATCCTTCTGATGGTTTTCAATATTCCAAAAATGTAATTGACGCAGCAAAAGCAAATGGCGTAAAAAAAATTGTTTGGAATACAAGTGGCTGGTTAGAAACTCAAAAAATAGGTTCTCCGGTAGATGATGTGAAATTGGACGTTCTGGATTATTTAAAAAATAGCGGTGTGGATTATGTAATCATCGAACCAACTATCTATATGGAAAATATGATGGGACCATTTTGTGCCCCTTTCATAACAAATGAGAAAAAATTAGCTTATCCTACGCCAGAGGCCATGCCCATTGGTTGGATAGCTTCCAGAGATGTGAGTGCTTTTGTGGTTGAAGCTATTTATAATGAAAATTTAAAAGCAGATAGTTTTAAGATCAGCGGGTTAGAAAATTTAAAAGGCAATGATTTGGCTACAGCGTTTTCTAAAGGTACAGGCGAAGAAATCGTTTATTATCCGCAGAAGCCGAAAGAATTTGGCGATATATTAAAACCAATGGTGGGTGAAGCAGGAGCAAACAGCGTTGCAGCTTATTACGAAATGCTTCAAAACGCATCGGAATATCCTTCAAAATTCAATCCTCAAATGAACGAAATACTGGAAACGCTTCCTGTAAAAATGACTTCTTTAGCGGAATGGGCAAAAGAGAATAAAAATTATTTTATCAAATAA
- a CDS encoding helix-turn-helix domain-containing protein, protein MDCTLPNYSINFRDEFSLITGEELEQFMKLDSDAHTHNFYILSFLYEGYVSHLSDFENKDLSGPAVLMLDVDQVHTHPDMSNCKIVSIAFSSHFIADQTNQFLQKVSLLFSRPFIQISYEKLQELDNIIKIISIEVDKVDANEELIKALLNVLIVQCYGLSVKYPVKDQNVLGIYDSFKALLKQNYHKQHQVKFYADQLNVTTRTLNQRVRKSTFKTPKQLIDAHLLLEAKRLLYWSKAPAKEVAWKLGFETDSYFNRFFKKYTGETPKEFHRKQFHGKIE, encoded by the coding sequence ATGGATTGTACATTACCCAACTATAGTATAAATTTCAGGGATGAATTTTCATTGATTACAGGTGAAGAATTGGAGCAATTTATGAAGTTAGATTCAGATGCTCATACCCATAATTTTTATATCTTGAGCTTTTTGTATGAGGGTTATGTGAGTCATCTTTCTGACTTTGAAAATAAAGATCTCTCAGGCCCAGCTGTATTAATGTTAGATGTTGATCAGGTACACACGCATCCTGACATGAGCAATTGCAAAATAGTATCAATCGCATTCTCTAGTCATTTTATTGCCGATCAGACTAATCAATTTCTTCAAAAAGTAAGTCTGTTGTTTTCACGGCCGTTCATTCAAATTTCTTATGAAAAACTTCAAGAATTGGATAATATCATCAAAATTATTTCTATAGAAGTTGATAAAGTGGATGCTAATGAGGAATTGATTAAAGCCCTGTTGAATGTTTTGATCGTCCAATGTTACGGACTTTCGGTAAAGTATCCAGTTAAAGATCAGAATGTTCTAGGAATCTATGATAGTTTCAAAGCCCTGCTAAAACAAAATTACCATAAACAACATCAGGTAAAATTCTATGCAGATCAGCTTAATGTTACTACGCGTACATTAAATCAACGTGTCAGAAAATCAACCTTTAAAACACCTAAGCAACTTATTGATGCGCATTTATTACTTGAAGCAAAAAGACTCCTGTACTGGTCAAAAGCTCCGGCAAAGGAAGTAGCATGGAAGTTGGGATTTGAAACGGATAGTTATTTTAACCGCTTTTTTAAGAAATATACCGGTGAAACTCCGAAGGAATTTCACAGAAAACAGTTTCACGGTAAAATAGAATAA
- a CDS encoding nuclear transport factor 2 family protein: MTAIEVVTAYSVALSQGDIPTAFSHFSPDAKWHQPGNHQFAGTKEGLEAIGKMLGDMMGATQGSLVINPTGALMTNGNLVSFPTRFSGKIGERTVDMNGVDLFEVVDEKIVQVWLFSEDQSAEDEFWGK; this comes from the coding sequence ATGACAGCAATAGAAGTAGTAACAGCTTATTCAGTAGCCCTTTCGCAAGGAGACATTCCTACCGCCTTTTCACATTTTAGTCCAGACGCAAAATGGCACCAACCAGGAAATCATCAGTTTGCCGGAACTAAAGAAGGACTTGAAGCCATTGGCAAAATGCTTGGCGATATGATGGGAGCCACACAAGGTTCATTGGTTATCAATCCTACTGGTGCTTTGATGACTAACGGGAATTTAGTTTCATTTCCAACACGTTTTAGCGGTAAAATTGGAGAAAGAACAGTGGATATGAATGGTGTTGATCTGTTTGAAGTGGTGGATGAAAAAATTGTACAGGTTTGGTTGTTTTCTGAAGACCAATCTGCTGAAGACGAGTTTTGGGGAAAGTAA
- a CDS encoding AraC family transcriptional regulator — MEILKSFGSKKIGYLDFDTTSPADGFSLPCRKSNDCYIVLYAQAGSSVITDFVEYKTEQDTLFFFSVGQHFQVEDNSKGALIYFNPEFYCIAFHDKELTCDGILFNNVFETPYITLTDNENRSFSRIADEIKEELNKDDYWTEEMTRTKLKELIITASRAWLARSPEQKGLGTIEDAVTRKFSHLVEENYYRYHGVAQYAELLYISPKTLYRKIVDEKGTSPNTIIKNRIILQAKKLLVNTDLTIKEIAAQLGYEDQSYFVRFFRIQTGKSPIEFRKTANEN; from the coding sequence ATGGAAATTTTAAAATCATTTGGAAGCAAGAAAATCGGTTATTTAGATTTTGACACCACTAGTCCTGCGGATGGTTTTTCGCTGCCATGCCGAAAATCGAACGACTGCTACATCGTTCTTTACGCACAAGCGGGAAGTTCCGTAATTACTGATTTTGTTGAGTATAAAACAGAACAGGATACTTTATTTTTTTTTAGTGTGGGACAACATTTCCAAGTTGAGGATAATAGTAAAGGGGCACTGATTTATTTCAATCCCGAGTTTTACTGTATTGCCTTCCACGACAAAGAGCTGACTTGTGACGGAATTCTGTTCAACAATGTTTTTGAAACACCGTACATTACATTAACTGATAACGAAAATAGATCGTTCAGCAGGATTGCTGACGAGATAAAGGAGGAATTGAATAAAGATGATTACTGGACAGAAGAAATGACAAGAACAAAATTGAAAGAGTTGATCATCACAGCAAGTAGAGCGTGGCTTGCTAGGTCGCCTGAACAAAAAGGATTGGGAACAATAGAGGATGCGGTAACGCGAAAATTCAGCCATTTGGTTGAAGAAAATTATTATCGATATCATGGTGTTGCACAATATGCGGAACTACTTTATATCAGTCCCAAAACTTTGTACAGAAAAATTGTAGATGAAAAAGGAACATCGCCTAATACCATTATCAAAAACAGGATTATACTTCAGGCAAAGAAATTGCTTGTCAATACCGACCTCACTATAAAGGAAATTGCTGCCCAACTTGGTTATGAAGACCAATCTTATTTTGTGCGTTTTTTTAGAATACAAACTGGAAAATCTCCAATTGAATTTAGAAAAACAGCAAACGAAAATTAG
- a CDS encoding winged helix-turn-helix transcriptional regulator, whose amino-acid sequence MEETNQTENKSERCKVKITAIKDTMEILSGKWKFHIIGTLLLNEKLGFMALLREVDGIGSKMLSKELQDLEMNHLITRTVLNTKPITVEYQITTYGKTLEPIIDEIANWGINYRKTIFK is encoded by the coding sequence ATGGAAGAAACGAATCAGACTGAAAATAAAAGCGAACGTTGTAAAGTTAAAATTACTGCAATAAAAGATACCATGGAAATATTATCAGGGAAATGGAAATTTCATATCATTGGGACGTTGCTTTTAAATGAAAAGCTTGGGTTTATGGCGTTGTTAAGAGAAGTTGACGGAATTGGTTCGAAAATGCTGTCAAAAGAATTACAAGATTTAGAGATGAATCATTTAATAACTCGAACAGTTTTAAATACCAAACCAATTACTGTAGAATATCAAATAACAACTTACGGAAAAACTTTAGAACCTATTATTGATGAAATTGCAAATTGGGGAATAAACTATCGTAAAACTATTTTTAAATAA
- a CDS encoding MBL fold metallo-hydrolase produces the protein MKIQQIRNATLIVEYAGKKILIDPMLSSKGTLPAFIPAKNWTFKKNPLNDLPFAKEEIIKDVDFVFVSHLHPDHWDKEAVRILPKGIKIFVQDHSDKLKIEKSGFSNVEVLGENSSFGDIRLSRTKAQHGKGYILKIAGCVCGLVLKHPTEKTLYIAADTVWYEGVQEALDKHQPEIIVLNGGDNQFAFGGQVIMNKNDINEVHKAIPNATIVVSHMEGVNHNTLTRKELKDFLSGKGITDKVNVPEDGQSYTF, from the coding sequence ATGAAAATTCAACAAATACGAAATGCCACGCTAATTGTCGAATATGCAGGAAAGAAAATCTTAATTGACCCAATGTTATCTAGTAAAGGAACATTGCCTGCGTTTATTCCGGCTAAAAATTGGACTTTCAAAAAGAACCCTTTAAACGATTTACCTTTTGCTAAAGAAGAAATCATCAAAGATGTAGACTTTGTGTTTGTGAGCCACCTGCATCCAGACCATTGGGATAAAGAAGCTGTTCGTATTTTGCCTAAAGGAATTAAAATATTTGTTCAGGATCACAGCGATAAATTGAAAATAGAAAAATCAGGTTTTTCTAATGTTGAAGTTCTTGGTGAAAATTCTTCATTTGGAGATATAAGGCTGAGCAGAACAAAAGCCCAACACGGGAAGGGCTATATTTTGAAAATTGCAGGATGTGTTTGCGGCTTAGTACTAAAACACCCAACAGAAAAAACCTTGTACATAGCCGCCGATACCGTTTGGTACGAAGGCGTCCAAGAAGCCCTTGATAAACACCAACCAGAAATAATTGTATTAAACGGTGGCGACAACCAATTTGCTTTCGGTGGACAGGTCATTATGAATAAAAATGACATTAACGAAGTCCATAAGGCGATTCCGAATGCCACAATTGTTGTAAGTCACATGGAAGGTGTAAACCACAATACGCTTACACGAAAAGAATTAAAAGATTTTCTTTCCGGAAAAGGAATAACCGATAAAGTGAACGTTCCTGAAGATGGACAATCATACACATTTTAA
- a CDS encoding winged helix-turn-helix transcriptional regulator, giving the protein MEKNLKINPACDERCPVRASLTLLSGKWTLMILFQINENTVRYGELKRAVVGISEKMLIQELNMLVEHKLVTKKVYPQIPPKVEYQLTELGLKTLPIVDKLAEFGLENLV; this is encoded by the coding sequence ATGGAAAAAAACTTAAAAATAAATCCGGCTTGCGATGAGAGATGTCCGGTAAGAGCATCTTTAACTTTGTTAAGCGGTAAATGGACATTAATGATATTGTTCCAAATTAACGAAAATACGGTGCGATATGGCGAGTTGAAAAGAGCGGTTGTAGGCATCAGTGAAAAAATGCTGATACAAGAATTGAATATGCTTGTAGAACATAAGCTCGTCACCAAAAAAGTCTATCCCCAAATTCCTCCTAAAGTGGAATATCAGTTGACAGAATTGGGATTGAAAACTTTACCAATCGTAGATAAGCTGGCTGAGTTCGGGCTGGAAAATTTAGTTTAA